The following coding sequences lie in one Paramormyrops kingsleyae isolate MSU_618 chromosome 15, PKINGS_0.4, whole genome shotgun sequence genomic window:
- the eloca gene encoding elongin C paralog a, translating into MDGEEKIYGGCEGPDAMYVKLISSDGHEFIVKREHALTSGTIKAMLSGPGQFAENETNEVNFREIPSHVLSKVCMYFTYKVRYTNSSTEIPEFPIAPEIALELLMAANFLDC; encoded by the exons ATGG ATGGAGAAGAAAAGATCTATGGTGGCTGTGAGGGGCCAGATGCTATGTATGTAAAACTCATCTCTTCAGATGGACATGAATTCATCGTCAAGCGTGAGCATGCCCTCACCTCTGGCACGATCAAAGCCATGCTGAGTGGGCCAG GTCAGTTTGCGGAAAATGAAACCAACGAAGTCAACTTCAGGGAGATCCCTTCTCATGTTCTCTCCAAAGTGTGCATGTACTTCACCTACAAGGTCCGATACACCAACAGCTCGACAGAAATCCCGGAATTCCCCATCGCCCCCGAGATCGCACTGGAGCTCCTCATGGCCGCAAATTTCTTAGATTGTTAA